One window of Desulfobacca acetoxidans DSM 11109 genomic DNA carries:
- the typA gene encoding translational GTPase TypA: MHKREDLRNLAIIAHVDHGKTTLADAMLWQSGIFRANEQVAERVLDSLDLEREKGITIMAKNTAITYRGVKINIVDTPGHADFGGEVERTLNMVDGVMLLVDATEGPLPQTRFVLGKALAKGLPPIVVINKIDRPDRRLDQVLEEIYDLFIDLDATEEQLDFPVLYTNAKAGIALTDPNGQGQDLAPLFETILSAIPAPVYDPAAPLQFLVTNLEYSDYVGIIAVGKVVSGALRPGQDAVLIKRGETVGKARLSQVYTYEGLQRLSADVVQAGDIASVAGVPDVFIGDTIGDPEDPRPLPVITVEEPTIAMVFSVNTSSLAGREGRLLTSRHIKERLEKEVLYNVSIRVEQAENRDSFRVSARGELQLAVLVEMMRREGFELSLSKPKVITQNLNGAEVEPLELAVVDLPEEYVGVITEKLGVRRGRLTDMINHGFGRVRLEFEIPSRGLIGFRGQFLNDTRGTGLLNTLLIGTTAVSGDVAGRPNGVLVSDRSGKAVAYAIHHLQPRGTIFVNPGDPVYRGMIVGENSRTDDMWVNITKEKKLTNIRAAGSDEALRLIPPRLFTLEQAMDYINDDELVEVTPRSIRLRKYSVE, from the coding sequence ATGCACAAAAGAGAAGACTTACGCAATTTAGCTATCATTGCCCATGTGGATCACGGCAAGACCACTCTGGCCGATGCCATGTTATGGCAGAGCGGCATCTTTAGGGCCAACGAGCAGGTGGCGGAACGGGTACTCGACAGCCTGGACCTGGAGCGGGAAAAGGGCATTACCATCATGGCCAAGAATACGGCAATAACCTACCGCGGGGTCAAAATAAATATTGTGGATACTCCCGGTCACGCCGATTTTGGCGGCGAGGTCGAACGCACCCTGAACATGGTGGACGGGGTCATGTTGCTGGTGGACGCCACCGAAGGCCCGCTGCCCCAGACCCGCTTCGTATTGGGCAAGGCCCTGGCCAAGGGACTGCCGCCGATTGTAGTGATCAATAAAATTGACCGTCCGGACCGGCGCCTTGATCAGGTGCTGGAGGAAATTTACGATCTGTTCATTGATCTCGATGCCACCGAAGAACAGCTTGATTTTCCGGTGCTCTACACCAACGCCAAGGCTGGCATTGCTCTGACTGATCCCAACGGACAGGGCCAGGATTTAGCCCCGCTCTTTGAGACTATTCTCTCGGCCATTCCCGCTCCGGTCTATGATCCGGCGGCGCCGCTGCAGTTTTTGGTTACGAATCTGGAGTATAGCGATTACGTGGGGATCATCGCTGTAGGCAAGGTAGTAAGCGGCGCTCTGCGACCCGGCCAGGATGCGGTCCTGATTAAACGGGGTGAAACGGTCGGCAAGGCCCGTCTAAGCCAGGTTTACACCTATGAGGGGCTGCAGCGCCTCAGCGCCGACGTGGTGCAGGCAGGGGATATTGCTTCGGTGGCGGGGGTTCCAGATGTTTTTATCGGCGATACCATAGGCGATCCGGAAGACCCACGGCCCCTGCCCGTCATTACCGTCGAAGAGCCCACTATCGCCATGGTTTTTTCGGTCAATACCTCGTCCTTGGCCGGCCGGGAGGGCCGGCTCCTGACTTCTCGCCACATCAAAGAACGGTTGGAGAAAGAAGTTCTCTATAACGTCAGCATCCGGGTGGAGCAGGCGGAAAATCGTGATTCCTTCCGGGTAAGCGCCCGGGGGGAATTGCAGCTCGCCGTCCTGGTTGAGATGATGCGGCGGGAGGGGTTTGAACTGTCCCTGTCCAAACCCAAGGTCATAACCCAGAACCTGAACGGGGCCGAGGTGGAGCCCCTGGAGCTGGCCGTGGTGGATCTTCCGGAAGAATATGTGGGTGTCATAACCGAAAAACTGGGGGTGCGCCGGGGCCGGCTGACCGATATGATTAACCACGGTTTCGGCCGGGTGCGTCTCGAATTCGAGATTCCTTCCCGAGGTTTGATCGGTTTTCGGGGACAATTTCTCAATGATACTCGGGGAACCGGCCTGCTGAATACTTTACTTATCGGCACCACAGCCGTCAGTGGAGATGTTGCCGGCCGTCCCAACGGGGTGTTGGTTTCCGACCGGTCCGGCAAGGCGGTGGCATACGCCATTCATCACCTGCAACCGCGCGGGACCATCTTTGTTAATCCCGGCGATCCGGTCTATCGGGGGATGATTGTCGGTGAGAATTCCCGCACCGACGATATGTGGGTCAACATCACTAAGGAAAAAAAGCTTACCAATATCCGGGCCGCCGGCAGCGATGAAGCCCTGCGCCTCATTCCACCCCGACTCTTTACCCTGGAGCAGGCCATGGACTACATCAACGACGACGAACTGGTGGAGGTGACGCCTCGGTCCATTCGGCTGCGCAAATACTCGGTAGAATGA